From Populus trichocarpa isolate Nisqually-1 chromosome 19, P.trichocarpa_v4.1, whole genome shotgun sequence, a single genomic window includes:
- the LOC18107994 gene encoding probable LRR receptor-like serine/threonine-protein kinase At5g63710 isoform X2, protein MAKDNRGHPSGGKASSTESFCYTKYRYMFGVFSLWNPLKLVINCLILLNFLKITISTKEPDTEGNALRDLLLALNDSNRQINWDTNLVSPCFSWTHVICRNGHVESLSLNSLGFSGTLSPAIMKLEFLVTLELQNNSLSGPLPDYLGNMVHLQNLNLASNKFSGSIPTTWGQLSNLKNLDLSSNNLTGRIPGKLFSVAMFNFTATHLACGLSLEEPCISGSPLRVSTSKSRLKVIATSASCGAFILLILVAVLAYRYHQFHKEKNDIFVDVAGEDDRKITFGQLRRFSWRELQLATDNFSESNIIGQGGCGKVYKGILSDNMKVAVKRLADYYSPGGEAAFQREVQLISVAFHKNLLKLVGFCTTSSERILVYPYMQNLSVAYRLRELKPGEKGLDWPTRKKIAFGAAHGLEYLHEHCNPKIIHRDLKAANILLDDNFEAVLGDFGLAKLVDTKFTHVTTQVRGTMGHIAPEYLSTGKSSEKTDVFGYGITLLELVTGQRAIDLSRLEEEEEVLLLDHIKKLLRENRLDDIVDGNLKTYDRKEVETIVQVALLCTNSSPEGRPKMEEVVKMLRGIGLAERWAKWEQLEDAMNQDLAVLMSQQYIWAEDSSIDQEAIQLSRAR, encoded by the exons ATGGCTAAAGACAATAGAg gaCATCCAAGCGGCGGCAAGGCGTCTTCGACTGAATCTTTCTGCTACACCAAATACAGATACATGTTCGGAGTCTTTTCTCTCTGGAATCCCCTGAAGCTAGTTATCAACTGTCTTATTCTGctcaattttttgaaaatcactATTTCAACCAAGGAACCTGACACTGAAG GTAATGCTTTAAGAGATCTTTTGCTGGCACTCAATGATTCAAATAGACAGATAAATTGGGATACAAATTTAGTGAGTCCTTGCTTTAGTTGGACTCATGTCATTTGCAGAAATGGACATGTTGAATCCCT GAGCCTGAATTCACTTGGATTTTCGGGAACTCTTTCACCTGCAATTATGAAACTGGAGTTTTTGGTTACCCT GGAATTGCAGAACAATAGTCTGTCAGGGCCCTTACCTGATTATCTTGGCAACATGGTGCATCTACAAAATCTAAATCTTGCCAGCAATAAATTCAGTGGCTCTATACCTACCACTTGGGGTCAGCTATCCAATTTGAAAAATTT GGATCTCTCATCTAACAATTTAACTGGAAGAATACCAGGGAAACTCTTTTCTGTTGCAATGTTCAA ttttacAGCTACTCATCTTGCTTGTGGCCTGAGCTTGGAAGAACCTTGCATCTCGGGGTCTCCTCTTCGAG TTTCAACCAGCAAGTCAAGACTCAAAGTAATTGCAACTTCTGCCAGCTGTGGTGCTTTCATTCTTCTGATACTCGTGGCTGTTCTGGCATACCGATATCATCAATTTCACAAAGAGAAAAATGATATCTTTGTTGATGTTGCTG GTGAAGACGACCGCAAAATTACATTTGGGCAGCTTCGGAGATTTTCTTGGCGTGAGCTTCAGCTTGCAACAGACAATTTCAGTGAAAGCAACATAATTGGTCAAGGAGGGTGTGGAAAAGTTTACAAAGGTATCCTCTCAGACAACATGAAGGTTGCTGTGAAACGACTTGCAGATTATTACAGTCCTGGTGGAGAGGCTGCATTTCAGAGAGAAGTTCAACTTATCAGTGTTGCTTTTCATAAGAATCTTCTAAAGTTGGTTGGATTCTGTACAACTTCATCTGAGAGAATCCTGGTCTATCCATACATGCAAAATCTTAGCGTTGCATACCGCTTGAGAG AATTAAAGCCTGGTGAGAAAGGCTTGGACTGGccaacaaggaaaaaaattgccTTTGGTGCAGCGCACGGATTGGAGTATCTACATGAGCATTGTAATCCTAAGATTATACATCGCGATCTAAAGGCTGCGAACATCCTGTTAGATGACAATTTTGAAGCCGTTCTAGGAGATTTCGGGCTAGCAAAACTAGTTGACACGAAATTCACTCATGTTACTACTCAGGTGCGTGGTACCATGGGTCACATTGCCCCAGAATACCTATCTACTGGAAAATCATCAGAAAAGACAGATGTGTTCGGATATGGCATTACACTTCTTGAACTGGTAACCGGTCAGCGTGCAATAGACCTTTCTCGACTcgaggaggaagaggaagttCTTCTGCTTGACCAT ATCAAGAAGTTGTTGAGGGAAAACAGGCTTGATGACATCGTGGatggaaatttgaaaacttacGACCGCAAAGAAGTCGAGACTATAGTCCAGGTTGCATTGCTATGCACAAATAGCTCACCTGAAGGCCGCCCCAAAATGGAAGAAGTGGTGAAAATGCTGCGAGGCATTGGCCTGGCCGAGAGATGGGCAAAGTGGGAGCAGCTTGAGGATGCTATGAACCAAGACTTGGCAGTACTCATGTCTCAACAATATATCTGGGCCGAAGATTCAAGTATTGACCAAGAAGCTATACAATTGTCCAGGGCAAGATAG
- the LOC18107994 gene encoding probable LRR receptor-like serine/threonine-protein kinase At5g63710 isoform X1, with amino-acid sequence MVLQSLWGGSSGRRICLVSLWCVAGHPSGGKASSTESFCYTKYRYMFGVFSLWNPLKLVINCLILLNFLKITISTKEPDTEGNALRDLLLALNDSNRQINWDTNLVSPCFSWTHVICRNGHVESLSLNSLGFSGTLSPAIMKLEFLVTLELQNNSLSGPLPDYLGNMVHLQNLNLASNKFSGSIPTTWGQLSNLKNLDLSSNNLTGRIPGKLFSVAMFNFTATHLACGLSLEEPCISGSPLRVSTSKSRLKVIATSASCGAFILLILVAVLAYRYHQFHKEKNDIFVDVAGEDDRKITFGQLRRFSWRELQLATDNFSESNIIGQGGCGKVYKGILSDNMKVAVKRLADYYSPGGEAAFQREVQLISVAFHKNLLKLVGFCTTSSERILVYPYMQNLSVAYRLRELKPGEKGLDWPTRKKIAFGAAHGLEYLHEHCNPKIIHRDLKAANILLDDNFEAVLGDFGLAKLVDTKFTHVTTQVRGTMGHIAPEYLSTGKSSEKTDVFGYGITLLELVTGQRAIDLSRLEEEEEVLLLDHIKKLLRENRLDDIVDGNLKTYDRKEVETIVQVALLCTNSSPEGRPKMEEVVKMLRGIGLAERWAKWEQLEDAMNQDLAVLMSQQYIWAEDSSIDQEAIQLSRAR; translated from the exons ATGGTCCTGCAAAGTTTGTGGGGTGGCAGTAGTGGGAGAAGAATTTGCCTTGTCTCATTATGGTGTGTGGCGG gaCATCCAAGCGGCGGCAAGGCGTCTTCGACTGAATCTTTCTGCTACACCAAATACAGATACATGTTCGGAGTCTTTTCTCTCTGGAATCCCCTGAAGCTAGTTATCAACTGTCTTATTCTGctcaattttttgaaaatcactATTTCAACCAAGGAACCTGACACTGAAG GTAATGCTTTAAGAGATCTTTTGCTGGCACTCAATGATTCAAATAGACAGATAAATTGGGATACAAATTTAGTGAGTCCTTGCTTTAGTTGGACTCATGTCATTTGCAGAAATGGACATGTTGAATCCCT GAGCCTGAATTCACTTGGATTTTCGGGAACTCTTTCACCTGCAATTATGAAACTGGAGTTTTTGGTTACCCT GGAATTGCAGAACAATAGTCTGTCAGGGCCCTTACCTGATTATCTTGGCAACATGGTGCATCTACAAAATCTAAATCTTGCCAGCAATAAATTCAGTGGCTCTATACCTACCACTTGGGGTCAGCTATCCAATTTGAAAAATTT GGATCTCTCATCTAACAATTTAACTGGAAGAATACCAGGGAAACTCTTTTCTGTTGCAATGTTCAA ttttacAGCTACTCATCTTGCTTGTGGCCTGAGCTTGGAAGAACCTTGCATCTCGGGGTCTCCTCTTCGAG TTTCAACCAGCAAGTCAAGACTCAAAGTAATTGCAACTTCTGCCAGCTGTGGTGCTTTCATTCTTCTGATACTCGTGGCTGTTCTGGCATACCGATATCATCAATTTCACAAAGAGAAAAATGATATCTTTGTTGATGTTGCTG GTGAAGACGACCGCAAAATTACATTTGGGCAGCTTCGGAGATTTTCTTGGCGTGAGCTTCAGCTTGCAACAGACAATTTCAGTGAAAGCAACATAATTGGTCAAGGAGGGTGTGGAAAAGTTTACAAAGGTATCCTCTCAGACAACATGAAGGTTGCTGTGAAACGACTTGCAGATTATTACAGTCCTGGTGGAGAGGCTGCATTTCAGAGAGAAGTTCAACTTATCAGTGTTGCTTTTCATAAGAATCTTCTAAAGTTGGTTGGATTCTGTACAACTTCATCTGAGAGAATCCTGGTCTATCCATACATGCAAAATCTTAGCGTTGCATACCGCTTGAGAG AATTAAAGCCTGGTGAGAAAGGCTTGGACTGGccaacaaggaaaaaaattgccTTTGGTGCAGCGCACGGATTGGAGTATCTACATGAGCATTGTAATCCTAAGATTATACATCGCGATCTAAAGGCTGCGAACATCCTGTTAGATGACAATTTTGAAGCCGTTCTAGGAGATTTCGGGCTAGCAAAACTAGTTGACACGAAATTCACTCATGTTACTACTCAGGTGCGTGGTACCATGGGTCACATTGCCCCAGAATACCTATCTACTGGAAAATCATCAGAAAAGACAGATGTGTTCGGATATGGCATTACACTTCTTGAACTGGTAACCGGTCAGCGTGCAATAGACCTTTCTCGACTcgaggaggaagaggaagttCTTCTGCTTGACCAT ATCAAGAAGTTGTTGAGGGAAAACAGGCTTGATGACATCGTGGatggaaatttgaaaacttacGACCGCAAAGAAGTCGAGACTATAGTCCAGGTTGCATTGCTATGCACAAATAGCTCACCTGAAGGCCGCCCCAAAATGGAAGAAGTGGTGAAAATGCTGCGAGGCATTGGCCTGGCCGAGAGATGGGCAAAGTGGGAGCAGCTTGAGGATGCTATGAACCAAGACTTGGCAGTACTCATGTCTCAACAATATATCTGGGCCGAAGATTCAAGTATTGACCAAGAAGCTATACAATTGTCCAGGGCAAGATAG
- the LOC18107995 gene encoding uncharacterized protein At1g10890: MARSISRSPSHRRRRSPSPADRPQRRRSRRADRIRSSYSNSHSRRKSDSDSPPPRRHQRSRSPSYRRRKSRSPTPSRRRRRHRSRSRTESLSPLSRSRSTSIASTKIAVEKLKKEEEEKKRRQLEAELNLLEEETTRRLEESIRKNVEEKLNSEEVQSEIERRIEEGQKKLFDDVVAQLLKEKEAALVEERRKEAQARKEREELDKMLKENSRRVEESQRREALEQQRKDEERFCELELIKRQKEEVAWRKKLEVEEDHTNQMKLSGKNKSRQSRPFGIG, encoded by the exons ATGGCTAGAAGCATATCTCGCTCGCCGTCGCACCGGCGGAGGCGCTCACCGTCGCCGGCAGACCGCccccaaagaagaagaagcagaagggcTGACCGCATCCGCTCTTCTTATTCCAATTCTCACTCCAG GAGGAAAAGTGATTCTGATTCTCCACCCCCTCGGCGCCATCAGAGAAGTCGTTCACCGAGTTACAGGAGGCGTAAAAGTCGGTCTCCGACACCTTCTAGGCGACGTAGAAGACATAGAAGTAGAAGTAGGACTGAATCATTGTCTCCATTGTCTAGGTCAAGAAGTACAAGTATTGCTTCTACCAAAATTGCTGttgagaaattaaagaaagaggaggaagagaagaagag GCGTCAACTAGAGGCTGAACTAAACCTATTAGAGGAAGAGACTACTAGGAGACTGGAGGAATCCATTCGGAAAAATGtggaagagaaattaaattctgAGGAAGTCCAGTCAGAAATAGAGAGGCGGATAGAAGAAGGTCAGAAGAAATTGTTTGATGATGTTGTAGCTCAACTGCTTAAGGAAAAGGAAGCTGCTCTTGTTgaggaaagaaggaaagaa GCACAAGCtcgaaaagaaagagaagagctGGATAAGATGCTGAAAGAGAATAGTAGGAGGGTGGAAGAGTCACAGAGAAGAGAAGCCTTGGAGCAACAAAGGAAAGATGAGGAACGATTTTGTGAGCTAGAGCTGATTAAAAGACAAAAGGAAGAGGTTGCTTGGAGGAAAAAGCTGGAAGTGGAAGAAGATCATACAAACCAGATGAAACTGTCGGGTAAGAATAAATCTCGACAGAGTCGACCTTTTGGAATTGGTTGA
- the LOC18107996 gene encoding aspartic proteinase nepenthesin-1 produces MANMSSLSLVVALAIFAFVFSHAFSTSRRVLEHPKVQNGFRAKLKHVDSGKNLTKFERIQHGVKRGRHRLQRFKAMALVASSNSEIDAPVLPGNGEFLMKLAIGTPPETYSAIMDTGSDLIWTQCKPCTQCFDQPTPIFDPKKSSSFSKLSCSSKLCEALPQSTCSDGCEYLYGYGDYSSTQGMLASETLTFGKVSVPEVAFGCGEDNEGSGFSQGSGLVGLGRGPLSLVSQLKEPKFSYCLTSVDDTKASTLLMGSLASVKASDSEIKTTPLIQNSAQPSFYYLSLEGISVGDTSLPIKKSTFSLQEDGSGGLIIDSGTTITYLEQSAFDLVAKEFTSQINLPVDNSGSTGLEVCFTLPSGSTDIEVPKLVFHFDGADLELPAENYMIADASMGVACLAMGSSSGMSIFGNIQQQNMLVLHDLEKETLSFLPTQCDEL; encoded by the coding sequence ATGGCTAATATGTCTTCTTTGTCTTTAGTCGTAGCACTGGCAATTTTCgcctttgttttttctcatgCATTTTCTACATCACGGCGAGTTTTAGAGCATCCAAAGGTGCAAAATGGCTTCCGAGCGAAGCTCAAACATGTTGATTCGGGTAAGAACTTAACGAAATTTGAGCGTATTCAACACGGGGTTAAGCGTGGAAGACACAGGTTGCAAAGATTCAAAGCAATGGCACTGGTAGCATCTTCTAATTCTGAGATTGATGCCCCAGTTCTTCCCGGGAATGGTGAGTTCTTGATGAAGCTAGCTATTGGCACGCCACCGGAGACTTATTCTGCAATAATGGACACAGGTAGCGATTTGATATGGACTCAGTGCAAGCCTTGCACACAGTGTTTTGATCAACCCACTCCTATTTTCGATCCAAAAAAGTCCTCTTCTTTCTCTAAGTTATCATGTTCTAGCAAATTATGTGAAGCATTACCCCAGTCCACTTGCAGCGATGGCTGCGAATATCTGTATGGTTATGGCGATTATTCTTCAACACAAGGAATGCTGGCAAGCGAAACTCTCACGTTTGGCAAGGTTTCAGTTCCTGAAGTTGCATTCGGTTGCGGAGAAGATAACGAGGGAAGTGGATTCAGCCAGGGTTCTGGCCTAGTGGGGCTTGGCCGTGGACCCTTGTCATTGGTTTCTCAACTCAAGGAGCCCAAGTTCTCATATTGCTTAACCTCTGTTGATGACACAAAAGCCAGCACACTATTGATGGGATCTCTAGCAAGTGTGAAAGCATCAGACAGTGAAATCAAGACCACCCCTTTAATCCAGAACTCAGCACAGCCATCATTTTACTATCTTTCCCTTGAAGGAATATCAGTGGGTGACACTAGTTTACCTATCAAGAAATCTACCTTTTCACTCCAAGAAGATGGAAGTGGTGGCCTTATTATTGACTCTGGCACTACAATAACCTATTTAGAACAAAGTGCTTTTGATTTGGTAGCCAAAGAGTTCACCTCTCAGATTAATCTCCCGGTGGACAATTCCGGCTCGACTGGGCTCGAAGTTTGCTTCACATTGCCATCAGGCTCGACCGATATAGAGGTGCCTAAGTTGGTATTCCACTTTGATGGAGCAGACTTGGAATTGCCAGCCGAAAACTATATGATTGCCGATGCAAGCATGGGAGTAGCTTGCTTGGCCATGGGGAGCTCAAGTGGCATGTCTATTTTCGGCAATATTCAGCAACAGAACATGTTAGTGCTCCATGATCTTGAGAAGGAAACCTTGTCATTCCTTCCAACACAGTGTGATGAACTATGA